The following coding sequences lie in one Thermosulfuriphilus ammonigenes genomic window:
- a CDS encoding mandelate racemase/muconate lactonizing enzyme family protein, whose translation MRLRLYRLRLPFKLSVDHSLARRKMTEGLIVLWEKEGLIGLGEGCPREYVTGEAPLQAYRVAQRLARLIIQEGISSPSGLDQAVRSLGLEAFPSVICAFELALLDLMGQARNLPLWGLFSPEPRNLKFVYSLVLPFTTPQTFTFFVEAAQKWQLRDIKVKVAPGSEEVVRRIRQELPSCRLRLDANGSFEGSEAVEFLRRLQAEKIVAFEQPCPREDLKGLHEVASSRLAPVIADESLVDLNDALRLIDHKACQIFNLRLSKCAGLRRTLALWALARSAGLRVQIGCHVGETGILSMAGRHLASLIDEVVFLEGSYSPWLLEEDLVTETVAFGLGGKASPPSRPGLGLTLREEVLSTFGEKLGVFSKKRSVGPP comes from the coding sequence ATGCGCCTGAGACTCTATCGCCTGCGTCTTCCCTTTAAACTCTCGGTGGACCACAGTTTGGCCCGCAGAAAAATGACTGAAGGGCTGATTGTCCTTTGGGAAAAGGAGGGGTTAATTGGCCTGGGGGAGGGATGCCCTCGAGAGTATGTCACCGGAGAGGCCCCTCTCCAGGCCTATAGGGTAGCCCAGCGTCTGGCCCGGCTCATTATCCAAGAGGGGATTTCATCCCCTTCTGGTCTGGATCAGGCGGTAAGATCTCTCGGACTCGAGGCCTTCCCTTCGGTAATCTGCGCCTTTGAGCTCGCCCTGCTGGACCTCATGGGTCAAGCGCGGAACCTACCCCTCTGGGGCCTATTCAGCCCCGAGCCCCGAAATCTCAAATTCGTCTACAGCCTTGTTCTCCCCTTTACCACTCCCCAAACCTTTACCTTCTTCGTTGAGGCAGCCCAAAAGTGGCAATTAAGGGACATCAAAGTCAAGGTGGCCCCCGGATCCGAGGAGGTGGTCAGAAGAATCCGACAAGAGCTGCCCTCCTGTAGATTGCGCCTTGATGCCAACGGTTCCTTTGAGGGCTCAGAAGCGGTAGAGTTTCTGAGACGCCTTCAAGCCGAAAAGATAGTCGCCTTTGAACAACCTTGCCCTCGCGAAGATCTAAAGGGGCTCCATGAAGTAGCCTCATCCAGACTGGCCCCGGTAATTGCCGACGAGTCTCTGGTCGATCTAAACGATGCCTTGAGGCTTATCGACCACAAGGCCTGTCAGATCTTCAACCTCCGCTTATCCAAATGTGCCGGACTCAGGCGAACCCTGGCCCTCTGGGCTCTAGCCAGGTCAGCCGGCCTCAGGGTTCAAATCGGTTGTCACGTGGGAGAGACAGGCATCTTATCCATGGCCGGCCGCCACCTGGCTAGCCTGATAGATGAGGTCGTCTTCCTTGAGGGAAGCTACAGTCCCTGGCTCCTTGAAGAAGACCTTGTCACGGAAACCGTAGCCTTTGGCCTCGGGGGAAAGGCTTCTCCCCCATCCCGTCCCGGTCTAGGGCTTACCCTCCGGGAAGAGGTCCTCTCTACCTTTGGGGAGAAACTCGGGGTTTTTTCTAAAAAAAGAAGTGTAGGCCCACCGTAA